Proteins encoded in a region of the Nitrospirota bacterium genome:
- a CDS encoding cupin domain-containing protein has translation MEILDLKKLITFYPDKIGREMLSDKPEMRVALMCLESGQELKPHKAPMRLLMYCVEGKGTFIIGEEEVEADEKTCLLCDPMVQHGFRADKNSKLVVMAVVTPVD, from the coding sequence ATGGAAATACTTGATCTCAAAAAACTCATTACGTTCTATCCTGACAAGATCGGCAGGGAAATGCTTTCCGACAAACCGGAAATGAGGGTTGCGCTCATGTGCCTGGAGTCAGGGCAGGAACTAAAACCGCACAAGGCTCCAATGAGGCTGCTTATGTATTGCGTTGAAGGCAAAGGAACGTTTATTATAGGAGAAGAAGAAGTTGAGGCCGACGAAAAGACCTGCCTTCTCTGTGATCCTATGGTGCAACACGGATTTAGGGCTGACAAGAACAGCAAACTTGTAGTTATGGCAGTGGTAACACCTGTCGATTAA